Below is a genomic region from Cyprinus carpio isolate SPL01 chromosome B6, ASM1834038v1, whole genome shotgun sequence.
GTAAATATGCAAAAAGCTTTCTTTTTGGGATAGGTTATATTATGTATAACTAGCTGCATATAAAACAGTAGAGAAGTCAATAAAAAGTCCTCATTAAATAGCACAATGTTTGTGCGTGCGGTGCAGCTcaggtctgtgtttttttttttgtgtttgtttttatgtgtagctcagtgtttttttatgtgtctgatgtttgtgtgtgtgtgtgtgtttgtgtgtatgatcTCCGGCTGCAACAAACTGCAAAGAACACCAAACACTGTTGTGTTTGAATCATTGTATGTAAATCCTATTAAATTGAGTATTTCACACATAACAATATAAGAATGCACACTCACCTCCTCTGGAGTTATAACCCCAGTTTCTTTAAACTTAGATTCCTGGAAAAGGGagatacattaaaatgatttccatGTTCTAACTAGTCTTTATAACAGGGTTGAACAATGTAGATGGCCTGGGTGTGTGACAGCTTTGCCACCTCAAATGCCAGTTGACAAACTACCCCTTCCTTATTTGCTGTCATCAAAATGAAGTTGTCTAGTTGGTTAACACAGATATGGCCCacaaattaataatgttttgcacTGCATAGAATGTCATTGTTTCCAGTATATGTGAATGTGAATTTATAGTGGTTATGGAGTTACAGTAAATTGTAGCAATACATTCACATTTaacttacatttatgcattttgtagatacttttattcaaagctacttacactgcattcacactatatattttatcagttaaTGTATTTGGAGTATATATTATGTtgatgtaattaaatgtaacaattcaTAAATGTACATCcgttattaaaagtaaaaaaaaaatctaatgcattttagttctaaaattaaaaaatgtttactgtaaatGAGGGTCTATAGATTAACATGCACTGCTGTTTACCGTGTTGTTGCACATTTGACAAACCTTTGAGTGATGTGGCATCCTATGTATCACTCCACGAAGAAAACATGACGTTTTTATGGTCTTAACTAAATCACATTTCAAATTCCATGCGATTCAAAACTTTTTTCCGTTTATTTTGTCACAGTCAAATATACATGGCGTCTTTTGATCTCTGGGCCATCTGACAGGCTGCAGGTTTTCTAATGTTGTGACATGCACGCCTGCTTGTACTGATCTCTGCTGACATCAACATAGCATAGGTTCGGTAATTTCTGTTTACAGATCAATGTTTGAATTATAGACACTCATTAAACCCCTTGTTTTATGCTGCATCTACAGGATACGGACCGCAAATCATGCTAACACTCATCGCCTTACCTTCAAAACTGGCGTTAAAAACTCCGCCACTCCCAAAGCAGTGCCTTTCACCGAGTTTATAACGTTCTGCATGCTGGAACAAGCGTCTCCAAGATAGATGAACTCGCGCAGAGATTCAAACGTATTATAACCGACTAACACTACATACAGAGTCTGTTTAAAGAACGTCTAATCGAGCTACTACACCACATGACCTAAATCATCTGACAATCACTTCCGCATCTCAAATATCGCGATATTACGTGTCACGCCCATCATTGACAAGCAAAATGTCTATAAACTTCcacttatattatatttatagacGTTTTATTTCATGCATATAGAAATCTTCGAGAAGAGCTCTAGACTAATAAACTTtgaaaagaagaaatatatatatataaacagtttagATCAACAAGGTTGATCGAAAACGTAATCTGAAATAAAGTGTGTTCTTTGACCATTTCATAATGCGAATAAATAATCGTCTCTGAATATTTTGGACATtcgtagaaaaataaataataatgatttgatgATGAAATATAATGATTTGTTGAGATTATGAGGGACAAGATTTTCGTATAATTACCGATTATAAAGTATGCATCCAGTAACCTACAagcgtgtttatttatttatttatttattcattgttaatGGCTTTATAATTTGCTTCGAATACGTTTCACTGAGATATGCGACGGTGAAAGTCTTTCAATTTCGATATTGCTATAATTGCTCGTGGTTACAGACGCGAACAGAAAGGGCAGAATTTAATACAGTTTGGAAGTCGGTAATTGGCCAAAGCGTAGTCATGTGACGTGTGTGACGTCACCTGCGGGAACCTTTAATCGTCTTAGGTGGTCCAAAAGTGAAGAAGGGGAATGATACAGTATTGcaaatcaaagtttaaaaaacGCACTGACGTTACTCTTTTTATGTCTGCTGTATCAACCCTCTCCACCGTCTTCTTGTAACTGTGACCTGTATTTAATGAACACAGTTTGTTAAAAGTAAACTACAACGTGCAACTTTACGTGCATCACAAAACCATCTGAAAGTAACGGTGATACTTATGATTTTAAACTTTCTGAAATGCAATAGAGCTTTTTTTCTTGTGTAGTCTCTAGATAGAGACTCCAGCGTGAGACAGACCACACAGAGACTCGCATTCAGAGAGAGACGAGACCGGAGCCGCCATTGCGGTGCTAGTTTCTGAGACTCTCATCAGCGAAAACTGTGAATAAAATCACGATACCGACTACTGTAAGCGAGATTACATACCATCTAGAGCAGCGAGGTGAGTTGGTCAGAATTTGTCACCTAATATCTGTCcgaagaaaagttatttttagtgtactaaCATTGGACGTTGTGTTTTGGTCTTTGTTAAATCAGAATTGTTAGAAATCCTCTTATCAAATAAACTATATTAGATCATTCTCTATACTAAAACACTAAACTATACTTGaggtttttatattgtttttacagtttgGGGGTTAATACATCAATATTAACTTAAAGAGGAGTGTcatatcaaaataaacaacatttcaagTTCTGAAAGAGTTGCATGCAGTTCACTTTAATTTAATGGTAAGCTGTTTAGTTTTAATATCTTGTTGCTTGGGACAACTTGTTTGTATGTGCAGCATAGTaacaatatgtttttatgttgtaaACGCTTTATTACACCTTTGTTATCTGATCCGGGTTCAGACGGAATGCTGGAAGTTGTTACTTTGTACCTTAGCACTTACATTTGCGTTTGCTTTAGTagttatatttgtaaaattaaagaAGAGTCAACTGAACAATGGATATgtagtcaccctcatgttgttccaaacctggaaaaatattatttctgcaatattttgacgaatgtccaagctgcttgtccacacaacaaaagaaaatgagaattAGAGTGgctgtggacaaaaaaaaagttgtcataaAAGTCATCCATAACTCAAAATAACTCTATGTGTCATGTTTTATGAAACATTgcatggcttcagaagatttaGGGGTTGAGGCTGCAACTATAATTGTAATAACTGATTAATTGGCCAAATTATGTAttcagttaatttaataaaaaatgcaaaacttaTTTTCAGTACTTTTTCCAAAGTAATTCCCAATATTGTCCCCCAAACAATGTATGGCCTgtgtaaatatattgtatgtatcTATATAAACTATGCTATTGTGAgcaaaaaagtgttaaaatataaacattacattatagtGGCATTCAATATAAACAACTCTTATTATAAACAGCAAAAGTGGAATACCGGTgctctgtcgatttgtcctacgctgtcagattttcctacctcccattaaaacagtgggtagtagaattcgacaacgaaaaatgctgtcgataaaattatggtttattaacatctacatataccataaccctaaacctacccttagagtaatgcaaatacagtaattatgtgttatattcgtggttgaagctagaagggatacatttacaggaaaccaacaataaatatattttttctacctattagattgtgtttattaaagtctatacctacccaaccctaaacctacccttacagtgatgcagatacattaaatctTGTTTGATGTgcatgagaaaaaggacacaatattgctgtgcgcatgcgcagtaaacactggtaggaaaatctgatgggtaggataaaatgtcaggacaccggcatGTGGGAAAtgctctatacaaataaaactggGTTCATGTACATCTCATCATTCAGTACAAATCCAAATGCAGTTTGATCATTAAATGAATCATGTAAGTCCCTTTGAAATATAAGTCACAGGATGTttcaaaataacatgaaaaacgTATATTCTTCTCATAAGTAACGGAATTgtcttttatggtgtttttgaattttttgagaTTGACTGCTTCAGTCCCCATTCAGCTTTACTGAATGCACAGGAGTTTTTGTATGAACATATACTTCAACAATCATAACTAACTACGTTTTTAACTTTCTTAGACATCTTTGTGAGATGATCAAGCAATGGATCTCCAGCCTCTGCAAACATATCCTTGGTCTGCATTTGGATGACATAGCGTGTTTACCATGAACACCAGCTTCAATGAAAGCTTACTGGGGAACGCCACAGACGTGAGAGACAGCAGCGCCCGGGTCGTGGAGTCTGTCGTCGTATTAGCCATTGCCTTGTTTGTCTGTCTGGGCAATCTGCTCGTTGTGTTGACTCTTTATCGGAAGCCCTACCTCTTAACGCCAAGCAATAAGTTTGTCTTCAGCCTGACACTTTCCAACCTCCTGTTGTCGGTACTGGTGCTGCCGTTTGTCGTTGCCAGCTCTCTTAATGGAGAATGGCTGTTTGGTGTTGTATGGTGCAACTTCACGGCACTGTTGTATCTGCTCATCAGCTCTGCCAGCATGCTCACGCTGGGAGCCATTGCCATCGACAGGTAAGGAGTATAATGAAGTGAATGCATTTTTGTATCATGCAAAAAATCATCAAACGGACTCATCAGGAGTCTAGACATTAAACTCTGCATCCTGTAGCTGAAGTACAAATGAATGGCTGCTTTGTTGTCTGGTTTGTTGGCCCCTGATGCCTTTATTTATATGCTTGGTATGAGTGGTTAGGGGAAACCAttagaaaacattaaaacttgAGAAGAATTCTTGATCTGATGCTTTGTGTATTATAACAGCTtattcaacctcatgttgttccaagcatgattttcattttcccatgaaacacaaaattatTAGATATTTTGAATCAATGGTGTTAAAAATAAGTAGCGTGAATGAGGAGTGTTTATTTATGACTATACATGAGATTTTAATCCgtatttccaaataaataattgattatatttttcaaggttttttattattattattatttacaaacatcaaataatatagataaattcaaataaattattaaaaaatgtaaaaaataaaaaataaattcattaatccAGGTTCTTGTTTCaatttgttgacatattagagtcagtGGTTTTAACTGAGGTGTTTTTGGGTCAGCAACTAGGTAATAAAATCagttttcaccatgtttttaggaataacattaaataaataatgttaatgataaaGATAAATGAACATGAACATCTGTATATGTATTTAGATTTTGGATTTGGATTGGACTTGCAAATAGTTGGTATTTATATGTTGGTTATGTGGAGATTTCTGTTTACTTGGTGCaaaagaaaaaactcattttgagaaaatggcctttaaataaataaataaattgtcattaaaatctACAGGTGAAAATGGATTGAGCACAATAAAATAAAGCCAAATAGGCCAAAATATCAaaattgcatgacaaaaatgaattaataattaaataaaaaataaaaaaacggtgCTGTAGATACAACAGCTGTCATATTTGATATCATTGACACTGTTCACAACACATGCAAAAGCGGTTTGTCTTTATTGGCATGATTGTTCCTTTTAGGTCAGAGTTAGAACATATTGATATCTAAAACTACACTAACCATGTTTTGTGTTCTGTCAGGTATTATGCTGTGCTGTTCCCGATGGTCTACCCTATCAAGATCACAGGCAATCGTGCAGCGGTGGCTATAGTCTACCTGTGGCTGCACTCTCTGCTGGGCTGCCTGCCTCCTCTGTTTGGCTGGTCCACATTTGAGTTTGACCATCTCAAGAAGACCTGCACTGTGGCCTGGTATCGTGACGTCAGCTACACTGCATTCTGGGTTGCATGGTGCTGCCTACTTCCACTGTTTGCCATGCTGGTGTGCTACGGCCTCATCTTCCGCGTGGCACGGCTCAAAGCTCGCAAGGTGCACTGTGGGTCAATTGTGGTAGTTCAGGAGCCCCCGTCCTCCAATAGGAACGGACGAAAAAACTCCACCGCCTCGGTTTCTTCCGTCGGGAGCCGAAAAGTTTTGACCTACgctggaagccagtgtaaagcCCTGGTCACCATTTTGGTGGTGGTCGGCACCTTTTTGATGACGTGGGGGCCGTATGTGGTAGTGATCTGCACCGAGGCAGTATGGGGGCGAGGAAGTGTTTCACCGGCACTGGAGACGATGGTGACCTGGCTGTCGTTCATCAGTGCTGCCTGTCATCCTCTCATATATGGGCTGTGGAATAAAACTGTAAGGAAGGAGCTGCTTGGCATGTGCTGTGCTGACCGCCACTACCGGGAATCATTCATTAGTCGCCACAGGAAGACGCGCCTCTTTAGCATCTCCAACCGAATCACAGGTGAAATGTTTTACAACAGTTGTTTAAATGGGAAGTTTGCACATCATTTCATGGTTATAcgtggttatgtgtgtgtgtatatatacagtggggaaaatatttatttgatctcctgctgattttgtaagtttgcccacatACAAAGAAATGAATGGTCTGCCATTTTATAGAGTcttatagagacagaataccaactaaaaaatccataaaaaacacataatataaaggttagaaattgatttgcatttcaatgagtgaa
It encodes:
- the gpr161b gene encoding G-protein coupled receptor 161 isoform X1 — encoded protein: MNTSFNESLLGNATDVRDSSARVVESVVVLAIALFVCLGNLLVVLTLYRKPYLLTPSNKFVFSLTLSNLLLSVLVLPFVVASSLNGEWLFGVVWCNFTALLYLLISSASMLTLGAIAIDRYYAVLFPMVYPIKITGNRAAVAIVYLWLHSLLGCLPPLFGWSTFEFDHLKKTCTVAWYRDVSYTAFWVAWCCLLPLFAMLVCYGLIFRVARLKARKVHCGSIVVVQEPPSSNRNGRKNSTASVSSVGSRKVLTYAGSQCKALVTILVVVGTFLMTWGPYVVVICTEAVWGRGSVSPALETMVTWLSFISAACHPLIYGLWNKTVRKELLGMCCADRHYRESFISRHRKTRLFSISNRITDLGMSPHLTAMLAGGGQLLGACSSTGDTGFSFSQDSGTDIMLLDNCSEGAESSHCSALVVKRRSSVMFEDQVEQESKAGEDQSQCLVKAEIHQVIDSFASSMAKAIESDAKLLLFGTESLPDSVSSSRPAQRSSRYPDGQRVRLESIDEGIVNDDKVEDDEDEIEEICA
- the gpr161b gene encoding G-protein coupled receptor 161 isoform X2, giving the protein MNTSFNESLLGNATDVRDSSARVVESVVVLAIALFVCLGNLLVVLTLYRKPYLLTPSNKFVFSLTLSNLLLSVLVLPFVVASSLNGEWLFGVVWCNFTALLYLLISSASMLTLGAIAIDRYYAVLFPMVYPIKITGNRAAVAIVYLWLHSLLGCLPPLFGWSTFEFDHLKKTCTVAWYRDVSYTAFWVAWCCLLPLFAMLVCYGLIFRVARLKARKVHCGSIVVVQEPPSSNRNGRKNSTASVSSVGSRKVLTYAGSQCKALVTILVVVGTFLMTWGPYVVVICTEAVWGRGSVSPALETMVTWLSFISAACHPLIYGLWNKTVRKELLGMCCADRHYRESFISRHRKTRLFSISNRITDLGMSPHLTAMLAGGGQLLGACSSTGDTGFSFSQDSGTDIMLLDNCSEGAESSHCSALVVKRRSSVMFEDQVEQESKGEDQSQCLVKAEIHQVIDSFASSMAKAIESDAKLLLFGTESLPDSVSSSRPAQRSSRYPDGQRVRLESIDEGIVNDDKVEDDEDEIEEICA